The Musa acuminata AAA Group cultivar baxijiao chromosome BXJ1-3, Cavendish_Baxijiao_AAA, whole genome shotgun sequence genome window below encodes:
- the LOC103974611 gene encoding probable protein phosphatase 2C 68, producing MAEICCDVVTQAERLANPCSPRPRLDRRRRMTRRFKILAGAEALDLTEEMDGKRRRLGCSRSSPGVEGAEEPRVEVVTQRASDPELTHLSPPKYGMMAVCGRRREMEDAVSIRPNFVKRACGAAARNHSFFGVYDGHGCSHVAALCRNRMHELVAEEMSRLGSDPLPPEAWTRLMERSFSLMDSEASAAAQSGSDRLIPCCRCELQTPRCDNVGSTAVVGVVGPTHIVVANCGDSRAVLCRGGVPVPLSFDHKPDRPDELSRIEAAGGRVIYWEGARVLGVLAMSRAIGDSYLKPYVTSEPEVTVTERSEEDECLILGSDGLWDVVTNDMACHVARMCLRASSPARVPGERRDGACSDAATLLTKLALARGSEDNVSVVIVDLRRQSR from the exons ATGGCAGAGATCTGTTGCGACGTCGTGACCCAGGCGGAGCGGTTGGCCAACCCCTGCTCGCCCAGACCTCGCTTGGACCGGCGGCGCCGCATGACCCGCCGGTTCAAGATCCTCGCCGGCGCAGAAGCGCTGGATCTGACGGAGGAGATGGACGGGAAGAGGCGGCGATTGGGTTGCTCCCGCTCGTCACCCGGCGTGGAGGGCGCGGAGGAGCCGAGGGTGGAAGTGGTGACTCAGAGGGCGAGCGACCCAGAGCTGACGCATTTGTCGCCCCCCAAGTATGGGATGATGGCCGTTTGCGGCCGGAGGAGGGAGATGGAGGACGCTGTCTCCATCCGCCCGAACTTCGTCAAACGTGCATGTGGGGCTGCCGCCAGGAACCACAGCTTCTTCGGCGTCTACGACGGCCATGGTTGCTCCCAt GTGGCGGCGTTGTGCAGAAATCGGATGCACGAGTTGGTGGCTGAGGAGATGTCAAGACTCGGATCTGATCCCCTGCCTCCGGAGGCATGGACGAGGTTGATGGAGCGGAGCTTCTCGCTGATGGACTCGGAGGCGTCGGCGGCGGCGCAGTCAGGCAGCGACCGGCTGATCCCCTGCTGCCGCTGCGAGCTTCAGACGCCAAGGTGCGACAACGTGGGCTCCACCGCCGTCGTCGGCGTCGTGGGACCTACCCACATCGTCGTCGCCAACTGCGGCGACTCGCGTGCCGTCCTCTGCCGCGGCGGCGTTCCCGTTCCCCTCTCCTTCGATCACAAG CCTGACCGGCCGGACGAGCTGAGTCGGATCGAGGCGGCCGGTGGTCGAGTCATCTACTGGGAAGGCGCAAGGGTTCTCGGCGTGCTCGCCATGTCACGAGCCATCG GGGACAGCTACCTGAAGCCGTACGTGACATCGGAACCGGAGGTGACGGTGACGGAGAGGAGCGAGGAGGACGAGTGCCTGATCCTGGGAAGCGACGGGCTGTGGGACGTGGTCACCAACGACATGGCCTGCCACGTCGCTCGCATGTGCCTCCGGGCCAGTTCACCCGCGAGGGTACCCGGCGAGCGTCGCGACGGCGCGTGCTCCGACGCCGCGACGCTGCTGACGAAGCTGGCGCTCGCGAGGGGGAGCGAGGACAATGTCAGCGTGGTTATCGTTGACCTGAGGAGACAATCGAGATGA